The proteins below are encoded in one region of Flavobacterium sp. IMCC34852:
- a CDS encoding peptide MFS transporter, which translates to MSETTVKTGHPKGLWVLFGTEMWERFNFYGMRAILTLFMVNSLLIKEADAAIIYGGFLALCYLTPLLGGFISDKYIGNRYSIMLGGTLMAIGQFLLFISASTFDSSIGSAKLFMWVALFIIIFGNGFFKPNISSMVGSLYPKQEKNKLDSAFTIFYMGINIGAFLGQFICPWVGDVKDAETGVRDIFAFKWGFLAASIAMVIGTITFFLLKNKYVVTPEGRPIGGLPKNNAADDYEEGETQTAQFSSKAIGIAFVLFTALFFVFRYILVGEFGFTSVEMGQLIKGIIYPFIYSAGISLAYLIMSSAETKIERQRIWVIYIVSFFIIFFWAAFEQAGSSLTFIADNQTDRNIFGWNMPPSMVQIFNGIFVVMMALPFSLLWDKLRANGKEPVSPLKQAIGLALIALSYFIIAHNVKDLGNSGLLAIKWLMLLYFIQTLGELCLSPIGLSLVGKLAPKRFASLLYGVFFISNAAGYALAGSLGAIIPATGDKFAKAEKIGVNLQDVLDKKVTLTPEQVALFEKEQLPLENTSFAGFEIHNLYEFFMVFVVLCGIAAIILALLSPRLKKMMNGIT; encoded by the coding sequence ATGAGCGAAACTACAGTAAAAACAGGACATCCAAAGGGACTTTGGGTGCTATTCGGAACCGAGATGTGGGAACGATTCAACTTCTACGGAATGCGAGCGATTCTAACCTTGTTTATGGTAAATTCATTACTGATTAAAGAGGCAGATGCAGCTATCATTTACGGAGGATTTTTAGCGCTTTGTTATCTCACTCCGCTGTTAGGAGGCTTCATTTCTGACAAATACATAGGCAACAGATACAGCATTATGTTAGGTGGAACTTTGATGGCAATCGGACAATTTTTGTTGTTTATCAGTGCTTCTACTTTCGATTCCAGTATTGGTAGTGCTAAGTTATTCATGTGGGTAGCCTTGTTTATCATCATTTTTGGAAATGGGTTTTTTAAACCAAACATTTCTTCTATGGTAGGAAGTTTGTATCCCAAACAAGAAAAAAATAAATTGGATTCCGCCTTTACGATTTTCTACATGGGAATTAATATCGGAGCCTTTTTAGGACAGTTTATTTGTCCATGGGTTGGAGATGTTAAAGATGCTGAAACCGGAGTTCGTGATATTTTTGCTTTCAAATGGGGTTTCTTGGCTGCTTCTATTGCTATGGTAATCGGAACTATAACTTTCTTTTTGTTGAAAAACAAATATGTAGTTACTCCGGAAGGCAGACCTATTGGAGGATTGCCAAAAAATAATGCAGCGGACGATTATGAAGAAGGAGAAACACAAACGGCTCAATTCAGCAGTAAAGCTATAGGTATTGCTTTTGTGTTATTTACGGCTTTGTTTTTTGTTTTCAGATATATTTTGGTGGGAGAATTTGGATTCACTTCGGTAGAAATGGGACAATTAATCAAAGGAATTATTTATCCGTTTATTTATTCTGCCGGTATTTCATTAGCTTATTTAATCATGAGCTCAGCGGAAACTAAAATTGAAAGACAAAGAATTTGGGTTATCTACATTGTGTCTTTCTTTATCATTTTCTTTTGGGCTGCTTTTGAACAAGCAGGTTCTTCCTTAACTTTTATTGCGGATAATCAGACAGACAGAAATATTTTCGGTTGGAACATGCCGCCTTCAATGGTTCAAATTTTCAACGGAATCTTTGTGGTAATGATGGCTTTGCCTTTCAGTTTGTTATGGGATAAATTGAGAGCCAACGGAAAAGAACCGGTTTCACCTTTAAAACAAGCCATAGGTTTAGCCTTGATTGCTTTAAGTTATTTCATCATTGCCCACAATGTAAAAGATTTAGGGAACTCAGGTTTATTGGCCATCAAATGGTTAATGTTGTTGTACTTTATCCAAACCTTGGGAGAGCTTTGTTTATCGCCGATTGGTTTGTCATTGGTGGGTAAATTAGCGCCAAAAAGATTTGCATCTTTGTTGTATGGGGTGTTCTTTATTTCCAATGCAGCCGGTTATGCTTTAGCGGGCTCTTTGGGAGCTATTATTCCTGCAACCGGAGACAAATTTGCCAAAGCAGAAAAAATAGGGGTCAATTTACAAGACGTTTTGGACAAAAAAGTTACTTTAACTCCTGAGCAAGTAGCATTGTTTGAAAAAGAGCAATTGCCTTTGGAGAATACTTCCTTTGCCGGATTTGAAATTCACAACTTGTATGAGTTCTTCATGGTTTTCGTGGTGCTTTGTGGTATTGCGGCTATCATATTAGCCTTGTTGTCGCCAAGATTAAAGAAAATGATGAACGGTATAACGTAG
- a CDS encoding peptide MFS transporter, translating into MWKSHPKALPYLFLSEMWERFGYYLMIGIFTLYLKDVEAGFAMTEKEASDLYGTFIALVFLTPFIGGLVADRYFGYKKSIVIGGLMMGAGYMLMGIHDITMLYVAMTLVILGNGFFKPNISTLLGNFYNDEQYKDKKDEGYNIFYMGINVGAFICNFFGAALQILLGWQYAFMAAGVGMFIGVIVFLMGTKHYGDKTEKKGVQEGDMPFYKIVLFILLPSVIFGVIGWLIKGVQSETNLNSYIFGSDSTDAFIFACIPVIFFYGSLYFKAKTEDKRPIGALLAIFAVVILFWAVFKLNGSALNTWADRYTDREITGTTQTVFNGLKLAKEIEYKKDSTELYDAGFRLQKENGEVKKVVDYPIYFRNVKEEKKPEEGSKISIWATNLSQSINPGWVIILTPLVVAFFTFLRSRKKEPSTPTKIAFGLLISALSVLVMVAAVHIGNNGSEKVSVWWLVANYGVITIGELFLSPMGLSVVSKLSPKNITSLMMGGWFLSTSIGNKMSGVLASLWDTYDDKANFFWVNFALLMFATLLMFALLKQLNKVMKEKGIN; encoded by the coding sequence ATGTGGAAAAGTCATCCTAAAGCACTGCCTTATTTGTTTTTATCCGAAATGTGGGAACGATTCGGTTACTATTTAATGATTGGTATTTTTACTTTATACCTCAAAGATGTTGAGGCCGGATTCGCCATGACCGAGAAAGAAGCGTCCGATTTGTACGGGACTTTTATAGCTTTGGTATTCTTAACACCATTTATTGGTGGCTTGGTTGCGGATAGGTATTTTGGCTATAAAAAATCAATTGTCATTGGTGGATTGATGATGGGAGCAGGATATATGCTGATGGGAATTCACGATATTACAATGCTGTATGTGGCGATGACCTTGGTCATTCTGGGGAACGGATTCTTTAAACCCAATATTTCTACGCTCCTTGGGAATTTCTATAATGACGAGCAATACAAAGACAAAAAAGACGAGGGTTACAACATTTTCTATATGGGAATTAATGTTGGGGCATTCATCTGTAATTTTTTCGGAGCAGCATTACAAATATTATTAGGTTGGCAATACGCCTTTATGGCTGCGGGTGTCGGAATGTTCATCGGAGTAATTGTCTTCTTGATGGGAACCAAACACTATGGCGATAAAACCGAGAAAAAAGGCGTACAAGAAGGCGATATGCCTTTTTATAAAATTGTATTGTTTATCCTATTGCCTTCTGTAATTTTCGGAGTTATCGGTTGGTTAATTAAAGGCGTGCAATCTGAGACAAATTTGAACAGTTACATTTTCGGTTCTGACAGTACTGATGCTTTTATTTTCGCTTGTATTCCGGTAATTTTCTTTTACGGAAGTTTGTACTTCAAAGCCAAAACCGAGGACAAAAGACCTATCGGAGCTTTACTGGCCATTTTTGCCGTGGTCATTTTATTTTGGGCTGTATTTAAACTCAACGGATCTGCCTTGAATACTTGGGCCGACCGTTACACCGACAGAGAAATTACCGGCACAACCCAAACAGTTTTCAATGGTTTGAAATTGGCCAAAGAAATAGAATACAAAAAAGATTCAACAGAACTATACGACGCCGGATTTCGCCTTCAAAAAGAAAATGGAGAAGTCAAAAAAGTGGTGGATTATCCTATCTATTTCAGAAATGTAAAAGAGGAAAAGAAACCCGAAGAAGGAAGTAAAATCAGTATTTGGGCCACTAATTTGAGTCAGTCTATCAATCCGGGTTGGGTAATTATTTTAACGCCTTTGGTGGTTGCCTTTTTTACTTTTTTACGCAGTAGAAAGAAAGAACCAAGTACACCAACAAAGATTGCTTTCGGATTATTAATTTCAGCGTTATCTGTTTTGGTAATGGTTGCAGCAGTTCACATTGGTAACAATGGAAGCGAGAAAGTTTCAGTTTGGTGGTTAGTAGCCAATTATGGCGTCATTACCATAGGAGAATTATTCCTCAGTCCGATGGGATTGTCTGTAGTTTCCAAGCTTTCGCCAAAGAACATCACTTCTTTAATGATGGGCGGTTGGTTTTTATCCACTTCTATCGGGAATAAAATGTCGGGCGTTTTGGCCAGTTTGTGGGATACTTATGATGACAAAGCCAATTTCTTTTGGGTGAATTTTGCCTTACTGATGTTTGCCACTTTACTGATGTTTGCCTTACTGAAACAATTAAATAAAGTAATGAAAGAAAAAGGAATAAACTAA
- a CDS encoding peptide MFS transporter, with translation METNQTVAQIQDFKGKYPKQLWYLFFSEMWERFCFYGMRGMLVVFMVQHLAMNEKVANLQYGATQAWVYAFTFIGGLFADKILGLRKSLFWGGILMIIGSVILAIDPKNFFFIGLGFTIVGTGFFKPNISSMVGQLYKDGDPRRDAGFSFFYMGVNLGALIGGYICIAVAEGSLWQSLVPENLRWNVGFGFAAIVMVISLLTFTQTQKSLGDIGLSPLMNLEDSKRKLYEILTFVGSLAIVPVIIIMVANTVYTDYFMMFIGPASILYLFYEMKNFSSVENKKLLAALVFIIFSIFFWAFFEQSGGSLSLYAANNLNNEILGVQLSPNGVNNSANSFFVIGFAALVGLVWLWMAKRKIEPNTVIKFGLAFIFLAAGFWIFYYTKFFADSDGRTSLGIFTFGWFIITFGELCLSPIGMSAMTKLSPQKTQAVIMGMWFLASAYGQYFAGLLGANIAEASENATNLEKLNTYADGYQQLAIYALIAGVVLILISPLVKKLMQDVK, from the coding sequence ATGGAAACCAATCAAACTGTAGCACAAATTCAGGATTTTAAAGGCAAATACCCAAAACAACTTTGGTATTTATTTTTCAGCGAAATGTGGGAACGTTTTTGTTTCTACGGAATGCGTGGCATGCTGGTAGTTTTTATGGTGCAACATTTGGCCATGAATGAAAAAGTAGCCAATTTACAATATGGAGCTACACAAGCTTGGGTTTATGCTTTTACCTTTATTGGCGGATTATTTGCTGACAAGATTTTAGGACTCAGAAAATCGCTTTTTTGGGGTGGAATTTTGATGATTATCGGAAGTGTCATTTTGGCTATAGACCCTAAAAATTTCTTTTTTATCGGATTAGGGTTTACTATAGTGGGAACCGGTTTTTTTAAACCGAACATCTCTTCAATGGTTGGTCAATTGTATAAAGACGGTGATCCCAGACGCGATGCCGGATTTTCATTCTTTTATATGGGAGTGAATTTGGGAGCATTGATTGGCGGTTATATTTGTATTGCTGTTGCTGAAGGTTCATTGTGGCAATCATTGGTTCCCGAAAATTTAAGATGGAATGTAGGTTTCGGATTTGCAGCTATCGTGATGGTTATTAGCTTACTGACATTTACCCAAACACAAAAAAGCCTTGGAGATATTGGTTTGTCACCATTAATGAATTTAGAAGATTCTAAAAGAAAGTTGTATGAGATTCTAACTTTTGTGGGCTCTTTGGCGATTGTTCCTGTTATTATAATAATGGTTGCCAACACGGTGTATACGGATTACTTTATGATGTTTATCGGACCTGCTTCAATTTTGTATTTGTTTTATGAAATGAAGAACTTCTCCTCTGTAGAAAATAAAAAGTTGTTAGCCGCATTAGTTTTTATCATTTTTTCCATTTTCTTTTGGGCGTTTTTTGAGCAAAGTGGTGGTTCTTTAAGTTTGTACGCAGCAAACAATCTGAACAATGAAATTTTAGGAGTACAATTGAGCCCGAATGGAGTTAACAATTCTGCCAATTCATTTTTTGTTATCGGATTTGCCGCATTGGTTGGTTTGGTTTGGCTGTGGATGGCCAAAAGAAAAATCGAACCCAATACCGTGATAAAATTCGGGTTAGCCTTTATATTTTTAGCGGCCGGTTTTTGGATTTTCTACTATACAAAATTCTTTGCCGATTCTGATGGAAGAACCTCTTTGGGCATTTTTACTTTCGGGTGGTTTATCATAACATTCGGTGAGCTTTGTTTGTCTCCAATCGGAATGAGTGCGATGACTAAATTGTCACCGCAAAAAACACAAGCAGTCATCATGGGAATGTGGTTTTTAGCCAGTGCCTATGGTCAGTATTTTGCCGGTTTACTTGGCGCCAACATAGCTGAGGCTTCTGAGAATGCTACCAATTTGGAAAAACTTAATACTTATGCCGATGGTTATCAGCAATTGGCTATTTACGCTTTGATTGCCGGAGTTGTCCTTATTTTGATTTCACCATTGGTCAAAAAATTAATGCAGGATGTAAAATAG
- a CDS encoding thioredoxin family protein, with amino-acid sequence MKKLILMLFLVLGSLTIHAQELTWQTDINKAMEISKKSKKPLMLFFTGSDWCGWCIRLQKEVLKTPEFAKWAKDNVVLVELDFPRRTAQQPEIQKQNMELQQALGVRGYPTVWFVNATKKDGKINLEQLGSTGYVAGGPTPWLDGANKILAPKKS; translated from the coding sequence ATGAAAAAATTAATCCTTATGTTATTCCTGGTTTTAGGATCTCTAACGATACATGCACAAGAATTAACTTGGCAAACTGATATCAACAAAGCCATGGAAATTTCTAAAAAATCTAAAAAGCCTTTAATGTTATTTTTCACCGGAAGCGACTGGTGTGGTTGGTGTATCCGTTTGCAAAAGGAAGTTTTAAAAACGCCTGAGTTTGCGAAATGGGCGAAGGATAACGTGGTTTTAGTCGAATTAGATTTCCCGAGAAGAACTGCACAACAACCGGAAATTCAAAAACAAAACATGGAATTACAACAAGCTTTAGGCGTTAGAGGTTATCCTACCGTATGGTTTGTGAATGCTACTAAAAAAGATGGTAAAATCAACTTAGAGCAATTGGGAAGCACAGGTTATGTTGCCGGTGGTCCAACACCATGGTTAGATGGAGCCAATAAAATTTTAGCACCCAAAAAATCATAA
- a CDS encoding ComEC/Rec2 family competence protein, translated as MKILQFPLARITFAFILGIILYQKAQPDLNFVFGSIIVGLVLMTVLHFGSYRKPIYKLIFGALTLGISFFFGLATSVFHNESLRQNHYLNQLAEESSHQISLQVHEKLKNSAKNFRYVANIQYIDHHKSFGKVILNIRQSNKIQDLPIGSQVTLFGTIYKNKNPFNPNQFDYGKYLENQQIYGQIYTDEKQIVIGKTEATLWSRFSNFRTEIIQNLSLSQFKKEELNIMIALLLGQQQDISPETLKDYQLAGAVHILSVSGLHVGFILLFVTFLLKPMPNTKRNAAIKLLIILLSLWSYGILAGLAPSVVRSVTMFSFVAVGNHLRRTVNVFHTLLVSMLLILLWKPSFLFDVGFQLSYLALFFILWLQPLLAEIWHPKYKVTQYIWDILTVSFAAQIGTLPLSIYYFHQFPGLFFVTNVIVLPLLGIIMIVGVIAIVVACFGKVPLVVTKPLEFLIELQNNMIAWIASYEDFVFKNISFTSVMLWASYLVIIMIIIWFQKPNFKRFTIALLSIITLQSLYISTKLETYNTEEFIIFNARKSSIITQRKNESVTVYSNDSILNSLENNTTIQAYLVGNFCQAQEKKNLQNLFYFKDKKILLIDSLAIYSTKIKPDILIITNSPKLNMERLLKVYKPQQIVVDASNYKSYVKLWESTCDKAKIPFHYTSEKGFYKI; from the coding sequence ATGAAAATCTTACAATTTCCATTAGCCAGAATTACTTTTGCCTTTATATTGGGGATAATTTTATACCAAAAAGCCCAACCCGATTTAAATTTCGTTTTCGGAAGTATTATTGTGGGATTGGTTTTAATGACGGTTTTGCACTTTGGGAGCTATAGAAAACCAATCTATAAATTGATTTTTGGAGCACTTACTTTAGGGATTTCTTTCTTTTTCGGATTGGCAACTTCAGTTTTTCACAATGAAAGCTTACGCCAAAATCATTATCTCAATCAACTAGCGGAAGAATCATCACATCAAATCTCACTTCAGGTACATGAAAAACTAAAAAACTCTGCAAAAAATTTTCGTTATGTGGCCAACATCCAATATATTGACCATCATAAAAGTTTTGGTAAAGTCATCCTCAACATCAGACAGTCCAATAAAATTCAAGATTTGCCCATTGGCAGTCAAGTAACGCTTTTTGGTACTATTTATAAAAATAAAAATCCCTTCAATCCGAATCAATTTGACTATGGAAAATATTTGGAAAACCAACAGATATACGGTCAAATTTATACCGATGAAAAGCAAATAGTCATTGGTAAAACCGAGGCTACACTTTGGTCGCGCTTTTCCAATTTCAGAACTGAAATCATACAAAACTTATCGCTTTCACAGTTCAAAAAAGAAGAACTAAACATCATGATTGCTTTATTACTGGGGCAACAACAAGATATTTCACCTGAAACGCTAAAGGATTATCAATTGGCCGGTGCGGTTCACATTTTATCCGTTTCGGGCTTGCATGTTGGGTTCATTTTACTATTCGTTACTTTTCTTTTAAAGCCAATGCCTAATACTAAAAGGAATGCTGCTATCAAACTTCTAATCATTCTTTTATCATTATGGAGTTACGGAATTTTGGCGGGATTGGCGCCATCTGTTGTGCGTTCGGTAACCATGTTTTCGTTTGTAGCCGTTGGAAACCACTTGCGAAGAACGGTGAATGTTTTTCACACCTTATTGGTTTCTATGCTTTTAATCCTGCTATGGAAACCTTCATTCTTATTTGATGTTGGATTTCAGTTGAGTTATTTGGCCTTGTTTTTTATACTTTGGTTACAACCGTTATTGGCTGAAATTTGGCATCCGAAATACAAAGTCACTCAATACATTTGGGATATCTTAACCGTTTCTTTTGCGGCTCAAATAGGCACTTTGCCCTTAAGCATTTATTATTTTCACCAATTTCCGGGGTTGTTTTTTGTGACCAATGTTATAGTGTTGCCACTACTCGGAATTATAATGATAGTGGGAGTGATTGCCATTGTTGTGGCTTGCTTTGGAAAAGTTCCTCTTGTTGTGACAAAACCATTAGAATTTCTAATTGAACTGCAAAACAACATGATTGCTTGGATTGCTTCTTATGAAGATTTTGTTTTCAAAAATATATCGTTCACAAGTGTTATGCTTTGGGCTTCCTACTTGGTTATTATAATGATTATTATTTGGTTCCAAAAACCCAATTTCAAGCGATTTACAATCGCATTATTATCTATCATAACTTTGCAAAGCTTATATATTAGCACCAAACTCGAAACCTACAACACAGAAGAGTTTATTATTTTCAATGCGAGAAAAAGCAGCATTATTACCCAAAGAAAAAACGAATCTGTAACCGTTTACAGCAATGATAGTATTTTGAATTCATTAGAAAACAACACCACAATTCAAGCTTATTTGGTTGGTAATTTTTGTCAGGCCCAAGAGAAAAAGAATCTTCAAAATCTATTTTATTTTAAGGATAAAAAGATATTATTGATTGACAGTTTGGCCATTTATTCCACAAAAATAAAACCCGACATATTGATTATTACCAATTCCCCAAAACTGAATATGGAACGTTTGCTTAAGGTTTATAAACCCCAACAAATTGTAGTGGACGCTTCCAATTATAAAAGCTATGTTAAACTATGGGAATCCACTTGTGATAAAGCAAAAATCCCTTTTCACTATACCAGTGAAAAGGGATTTTATAAGATTTAA
- a CDS encoding C40 family peptidase, whose translation MKNIAYISLFLLLFTACKPTSSIVTSKEVAVKKGMYAEPKAVATTPVKVTEKKKKSQNKELIQTQVTEPNVTKKVAKVNNQNDDDIVIENEDASYLIKQLINSASDNLGVGYRGGGTTKAGFDCSGLIYSTFKKFDITLPRSSHEMATVGTKIDLSNAKKGDLIFFINRGQRRINHVGMVVEVTDDEVKFIHSSTQSGVIISSTKESYYNRTFAQINRVLE comes from the coding sequence TTGAAAAACATCGCTTACATATCACTTTTTTTATTGCTGTTTACCGCCTGTAAACCAACTTCGAGCATCGTCACTTCAAAAGAAGTTGCTGTAAAAAAAGGAATGTATGCCGAACCCAAAGCAGTTGCTACAACTCCCGTAAAAGTAACAGAAAAGAAAAAGAAAAGTCAAAATAAAGAGTTAATACAAACCCAAGTTACGGAACCTAATGTCACCAAAAAAGTGGCCAAAGTCAACAACCAAAATGACGACGACATTGTTATAGAAAATGAGGATGCCAGTTATTTAATCAAACAATTAATTAATAGCGCTTCCGATAATTTAGGTGTAGGTTATCGCGGTGGCGGTACTACAAAAGCCGGTTTTGATTGTTCGGGTTTAATTTATTCTACCTTCAAAAAATTCGATATTACTTTACCGCGTTCTTCTCACGAAATGGCAACAGTAGGTACCAAAATTGATTTGTCTAACGCCAAAAAAGGCGACTTAATTTTCTTCATCAACCGCGGTCAAAGAAGAATCAATCACGTTGGAATGGTGGTTGAAGTTACAGATGACGAAGTAAAATTCATTCACTCTTCTACCCAAAGCGGCGTTATCATTTCTTCTACCAAAGAATCTTATTACAATAGAACTTTCGCACAAATAAATCGTGTTTTAGAGTAA
- the lpxB gene encoding lipid-A-disaccharide synthase — protein MKYYIIAGEASGDLHGSNLMKALYKEDATADIRFWGGDLMQSVGGTLVKHYRELAFMGFAEVVMNLKTILNNIKFCKSDIEKFNPDVIIFIDYPGFNMRIAKWAKARGIKTHYYIAPQIWAWKENRIKAVKRDFDKLFVILPFEKDFFEVKHHFKVDFVGHPLIDAIHNRENTDEATFRKENHLDNKPIIAILPGSRKQEISKMLSVMLSIVDDFSDYQFVIAGAPSQDYHFYEQFLSNKNVKFISNKTYDLLSVAKAALVTSGTATLETALFKVPEVVCYKGGFISYQIAKRIITLKYISLVNLIMDEEVVTELIQDKFNTKNLKKELSKLLDENHRKVLLEKYNQLETKLGGIGASEKTAKFIINDLK, from the coding sequence ATGAAATACTACATCATTGCCGGGGAAGCTTCGGGCGATTTACATGGTTCCAATTTAATGAAAGCACTTTATAAAGAAGATGCTACTGCTGACATCCGTTTTTGGGGTGGCGATTTGATGCAAAGTGTTGGTGGTACTTTGGTAAAACATTACCGTGAGTTGGCTTTTATGGGATTTGCCGAAGTGGTGATGAATTTAAAAACCATCCTAAACAACATCAAATTTTGCAAATCCGATATTGAAAAATTCAACCCCGATGTGATTATTTTTATTGACTATCCCGGTTTCAATATGCGTATTGCCAAATGGGCGAAAGCTCGCGGTATCAAAACCCATTATTATATTGCGCCCCAAATTTGGGCTTGGAAAGAAAACCGAATCAAAGCCGTCAAAAGAGATTTCGACAAATTGTTTGTAATCCTGCCGTTTGAAAAAGATTTCTTTGAAGTCAAGCATCATTTTAAAGTTGATTTTGTTGGCCATCCGTTGATAGACGCGATTCACAATCGAGAGAACACCGATGAAGCTACCTTTAGAAAAGAGAACCATTTAGACAACAAACCCATAATTGCCATTCTTCCCGGAAGCCGAAAACAGGAGATTTCTAAAATGCTGAGTGTGATGCTTAGCATTGTTGATGATTTCAGCGATTACCAATTTGTAATTGCGGGTGCGCCAAGTCAGGACTATCATTTTTACGAACAATTTTTGTCCAATAAGAATGTCAAGTTCATTTCGAACAAAACGTATGATTTATTGAGTGTGGCCAAAGCCGCTCTGGTAACTTCAGGTACGGCTACTTTGGAGACTGCTTTGTTTAAAGTGCCTGAAGTGGTTTGCTATAAAGGCGGTTTTATTTCGTACCAAATTGCCAAAAGAATCATTACCCTAAAATACATTTCACTGGTCAATTTAATTATGGATGAAGAAGTGGTAACCGAATTGATTCAAGACAAATTCAACACTAAAAACCTAAAAAAAGAGCTTTCAAAATTGCTTGATGAAAATCACAGAAAAGTTCTTTTAGAAAAATACAACCAATTGGAAACCAAACTTGGAGGCATTGGCGCCAGCGAAAAAACTGCTAAATTTATCATAAATGACCTAAAGTAG
- the surE gene encoding 5'/3'-nucleotidase SurE, translated as MTKPTILVTNDDGINAPGIRALIDVMAEIGDVIVVAPDSPQSAMGHAITINSTLYLNKVSAENAVITEYACSGTPVDCVKLAVNEILKKKPDLCVSGVNHGSNSSINVIYSGTMSAAVEAGIEGIPAIGFSLLDYAWNADFDTIKPFIKKITLEVLTKKLPEGTVLNVNFPKLKHDDIKGIKICRQAKAIWMEKFDKRQTPYGKDYYWLTGEFVNQDKGEDTDEWALAHGYISVVPVQFDLTAHHAIQQLNSWDL; from the coding sequence ATGACCAAACCCACTATTTTAGTTACCAATGACGATGGCATCAATGCGCCGGGAATCAGAGCTTTAATTGACGTCATGGCCGAAATTGGTGATGTAATAGTTGTCGCGCCCGACAGTCCGCAAAGCGCCATGGGACATGCGATTACAATCAACAGCACTTTATATTTGAATAAAGTTTCTGCCGAAAATGCAGTCATTACAGAATACGCATGCTCCGGAACTCCGGTAGATTGTGTGAAATTGGCGGTGAATGAAATTTTGAAAAAGAAGCCCGACTTGTGTGTATCCGGTGTCAATCACGGTTCAAATTCTTCGATTAATGTGATTTATTCGGGCACGATGAGTGCCGCGGTTGAAGCCGGCATTGAAGGTATTCCTGCAATTGGTTTTTCCTTGTTGGATTATGCTTGGAATGCTGATTTTGACACCATAAAACCATTTATCAAAAAAATAACTTTAGAAGTTTTGACCAAAAAATTACCTGAAGGAACTGTTTTGAATGTTAACTTTCCCAAGTTAAAGCATGACGATATCAAAGGCATTAAAATTTGTCGTCAGGCAAAAGCCATTTGGATGGAGAAATTTGACAAACGCCAAACACCCTACGGCAAAGATTATTATTGGTTAACGGGCGAATTTGTTAACCAAGACAAAGGCGAAGACACCGATGAATGGGCTTTGGCTCATGGTTATATTTCAGTAGTTCCGGTTCAATTTGATTTGACGGCACATCATGCGATTCAACAATTAAATTCATGGGATTTATAA